The uncultured Bacteroides sp. genome includes the window TTGCAGTTTCGACTGCCGGAATTGAAGAAGCATATACAGACTCTGATAACGGCTTTGGTACAATGGAACAATTATTAAAGTCAGTGGCATCTACTGTCAAATTTGTCGGAGGAAAGTATATTTCACACCATATATTCCACGGCGCTTATCAACCAGATGTAAATGACAGACTTCCCGAAAATATCAAACAATACATTAGTTTTATTACACAATAGTTCTTTTTGTAAAAGAGGTACTTCGTTCCATAAAGTATCTCTTTCCACCATAAAGAAACAGGGAGAAAATAACAATGAAAACAGAAGATAGATTGAAAAGTGACTGCCCTGTAAGATCCATTTTAAATGGCATTGGAAATAAATGGTCCATATTAATAGTAGATATTTTAGGTAATATAGAAAGCCTTCGGTTTAATGAATTAAGCAAAGCAGTGGGAGATATATCCCAAAAAATGCTGACTGTTACTCTTCGCTCTCTTGAATCAGATGGAGTTGTATATCGAAAAATGTATTCAGAGATTCCTCCACATGTGGAATATGGATTAACGTCCCTCGGATATGATTTACTGCCACACATCCGTAGTTTAATTGTCTGGAGCAAAGAGAATATTGAAACAATAAAGATAAACAGGAATTCTTTTAGAAATAAAAAGCTAAAAAAGGAAGATACATTATCTACCATATAATCCTCATTCAGACACCTTGCAAAATACTTATTGCGATTCTTGAGAAGGGAAATAAAAAGAGAATCCATTAACTTTCAATAGTTAGCGGATTCTCTTTAAGTATCACTTTCCTGTTTCAAGAAAAGTTTTAAAACAGTTTATGTTGTCAAACAAGCCATCATTCTCCACATTCTCCAATTCACTTTTCGAGTGAGTGCCGTTTGTTACTCCGAATGAATATTTACAACCTGCATTTTTCCCTTCGGCCAGGTCGGAAGGTGTATCTCCTATCTTTATCACTTTTCTAACATCGGTAACGTGGCACAATTCCATGGCTCGAAAGATCATAAAAGGTGCAGGACGTGCGCTTTTTACCTGATCGCTGCTAACCGAAGCATTTATTAGTTCCGTACCTGCATAGTTTTCATCTAATCCTTTATCCCAGCATAATCGGTGCAAAATAATATCTGTTACTTCACGATAAAAACCTGTTGTTAATGCTATTTTTATACCATTCAACTTTAAATAATCAAATAATTCCAAAGTCCCTTCGGTAGGACAAACCGGAGTGTTTTTGTAATGATTTTCAAGTGTATGTTTAAAAATACTATAAGACTTCTCTACTTGTGTGGCTATTTCTATCCCGGGGCTACCTATTAGTTGTCTCTTCCAAAGAGTTTCAAATACGGTTACTTTAGACCAACCCATCATCGAATTAATCTCTTCTCTGGTAACAACAAGGCCGGTTTGCCCCACAGCCTCAAAAAAACATTTTTCAACTTCCTGCTTGTCTTGCACGGTAGTACCTGCCATATCAAAAACTACCATTTCTACATTCTGTAACATATATTTTTCCTTTAATTAAATAATAAGTAAATTACAAGTATTTGTGCGTTTTTCCCTGATTTATTGATTTTCAAATGAGGCACCCGCCCGTCGAAGAATAGCGAGTCTCCCTGCTTCAAGCTTAGAATGACATCATTCAGCCTATAGTCTATATCCCCTTCAATAAGGTAGATGAATTCCATACCATCCGTGGTTACCATTTCGCGCTTAGCCTGTGGTTCCAAGTTTAGAAACACAGCATTAAATGTTATATCCTTAAATGATTGACTCATTATATTGAAATAGTTAAACCCAACCGATTCTTCTTTTTCAATGGGAGTATAATTTCCCTTTTCTATGAGCAGATAAAACGGAGAATTCGTTACGTATTCAATGTTTTCAAAAAAGGCAGAAGGGCTCTCTTTCAGAGCGGCAATAATATTAAATAATACCGGAAGCGAAGGTATGGTCCTCCCATTCTCCACTCGGGATAACAAGCCTTTGCTTATCCCCGAAGCAATAGCAATATCTACCAGTTTCTGTTCTTTCGAAAGTCTGATTTCTTTTATGCGCTTACCTACACAATTAATTTGATCTCTATTCATACTGTTTACATATAGTAAAATAAAAAATAACCTATTCTATTTTGTCTTTGCAAATATAGGCAAAAGATAATAGTCTTTAAATAGCCTTATGCTCATTTAATTAATATATAATGCAACTGCAATATGAATGTAACGAGGTTCCTATTTATTTGCAGTGTAAATCAAATTAAAGTTTAATATAAGTAAACATGAATCAGATAATGAATAAAGCTGAAGGGGATATAAACTGTACCAGTGCCAGAACAGAATGGCTGGAAAGTTTACCTGAAAAAACGATAAAAAAGATCAAAGAAGATGCAGACTCTTTTTTGCATCAGGCATTATCCACACCTTGTATGGAGGTGCTAGAAGAATGCGACGGCCCATATATAATGACCTCTTCTGGGCGGAAAATATTAGATTTTCATGGTAATAATATCCATCAGGTTGGCTATCGGAATAAGCAGGTAATCGACGCAGTTATAGCTATGCTCACAAAACTGCCGTTTTCTCCACGCAGGTACACCAATCAAGCGGCAATTGAACTTGCGCAGCGGCTCACTACAAAAGTACCGGGTTTAAACAGCGTACTTTTTGCTCCCGGAGGTTCCGAGGCCAACTCCATGGCATTAAAACTGGCACGCATTGCCACGGGAAAATTCAAAGTGGTATCCATGTGGGGAGCTTTTCACGGCGCC containing:
- a CDS encoding helix-turn-helix domain-containing protein, with product MKTEDRLKSDCPVRSILNGIGNKWSILIVDILGNIESLRFNELSKAVGDISQKMLTVTLRSLESDGVVYRKMYSEIPPHVEYGLTSLGYDLLPHIRSLIVWSKENIETIKINRNSFRNKKLKKEDTLSTI
- a CDS encoding HAD hydrolase-like protein; the encoded protein is MLQNVEMVVFDMAGTTVQDKQEVEKCFFEAVGQTGLVVTREEINSMMGWSKVTVFETLWKRQLIGSPGIEIATQVEKSYSIFKHTLENHYKNTPVCPTEGTLELFDYLKLNGIKIALTTGFYREVTDIILHRLCWDKGLDENYAGTELINASVSSDQVKSARPAPFMIFRAMELCHVTDVRKVIKIGDTPSDLAEGKNAGCKYSFGVTNGTHSKSELENVENDGLFDNINCFKTFLETGK
- a CDS encoding XRE family transcriptional regulator — its product is MNRDQINCVGKRIKEIRLSKEQKLVDIAIASGISKGLLSRVENGRTIPSLPVLFNIIAALKESPSAFFENIEYVTNSPFYLLIEKGNYTPIEKEESVGFNYFNIMSQSFKDITFNAVFLNLEPQAKREMVTTDGMEFIYLIEGDIDYRLNDVILSLKQGDSLFFDGRVPHLKINKSGKNAQILVIYLLFN